The Nostoc sp. UHCC 0302 genome includes a window with the following:
- a CDS encoding ParA family protein — MSKTLIIALFNQSGGVAKTTLTQNLGYHLALKKRRVLLVDMDPQASLTTFMGFEPDELDQTIQQAIVDNKPLPIHPELIHGLALVPADINLAACEMQLASAIAREYRLKNALVTVQEKYDFILIDCPPSLGLLSIISLTAATHILVPIQCQFKSFKGTELLLSTVAQVRGHTNPRLQIAGFVPTMFDSRTAQESRTVKAVQEQLSDIATVYPPIPKTIAFADASERRVPLTLFDKNHPAVSVLKKIANSLDKLELLP; from the coding sequence GTGAGCAAAACCCTCATTATTGCGCTATTTAACCAAAGTGGCGGTGTCGCCAAAACAACGCTCACTCAAAACTTGGGCTACCACCTTGCACTGAAAAAACGTCGTGTTCTGCTTGTGGATATGGATCCGCAGGCTAGCTTAACTACTTTCATGGGGTTTGAACCCGATGAATTAGACCAAACTATTCAGCAGGCAATTGTTGACAATAAGCCGTTGCCTATCCATCCTGAATTAATTCACGGTCTGGCGCTTGTTCCTGCTGATATTAATCTCGCAGCGTGCGAAATGCAGCTAGCAAGCGCGATCGCCAGAGAATATCGCCTGAAAAATGCGCTTGTCACAGTGCAAGAGAAATATGACTTTATTCTTATTGACTGCCCTCCTTCCTTGGGACTACTGAGTATTATCAGTCTTACTGCTGCTACTCACATTCTCGTCCCCATACAGTGTCAATTTAAATCGTTTAAGGGAACAGAACTTTTACTCAGTACAGTAGCTCAAGTCCGAGGTCATACCAACCCAAGGTTACAAATTGCTGGATTTGTTCCCACAATGTTTGATAGTCGTACTGCTCAAGAGTCACGCACTGTCAAAGCTGTGCAAGAACAATTATCAGATATTGCTACGGTATACCCACCTATTCCTAAAACTATTGCCTTTGCCGATGCATCTGAACGTAGAGTACCCTTAACATTATTTGATAAAAATCATCCCGCAGTTAGCGTACTCAAAAAAATTGCTAACAGTTTAGATAAACTTGAACTTTTACCGTGA
- a CDS encoding FAD-dependent oxidoreductase, translating to MLPDSSNAHIPDYTIGSTQARVIVIGAGFAGLSAARLLKTKGYDVIVLEASDHLGGRVKTKYQLGTAIDLGASWLHGGSGNPLKSVTQDKQIQTQVTDYRNIAAFDFDQHKSVAIEPTTLERELKHFESALQSVSLLPYLRTLLGRHLGLGGSKITVAEILDAAFNRSTQPGSHFSRLMRMMVENFFASPAEELGLANLIPKSATQTQEELLPNSDRFVVSGMGTIIDYLARGLTIQLSEVVNQIIYDHQGVCIHTQQQIYQADAVVVTVSIGVLRSGQILFNPQLPATHRRALTRIDMGLLNKVILRFPDVFWPKEVELLAMLGNSLCPFYVNHVPYSGRPILVGMAGGHASQEIEVRTNSEIVKRLCAELTAVLGNKVPEPTDVYITRWGHEPFILGSYARLLVGATGLEPKQLSQPIAGRVYFAGEALHPTDPGTVHGAFWSGEQAARALERQFNHLN from the coding sequence ATGCTTCCCGATAGCTCAAACGCTCATATTCCAGATTACACCATCGGTTCTACTCAAGCTCGAGTGATAGTCATTGGAGCAGGCTTCGCTGGATTAAGTGCTGCACGGCTATTAAAGACTAAGGGGTACGATGTAATAGTCTTAGAAGCTAGCGATCACCTGGGTGGTCGAGTCAAGACGAAATATCAGTTAGGTACGGCTATTGATCTAGGAGCTTCTTGGTTGCACGGTGGTTCGGGGAATCCTTTAAAGTCAGTAACCCAGGATAAGCAAATTCAAACCCAAGTTACAGATTACCGCAACATTGCCGCTTTCGATTTTGACCAACATAAATCAGTTGCAATTGAGCCAACGACCTTGGAGAGGGAACTCAAGCATTTTGAATCGGCACTGCAATCTGTTAGCCTGTTGCCATATTTGCGGACTCTGCTGGGTCGGCATCTTGGACTTGGCGGGTCTAAAATTACAGTTGCTGAGATTCTTGATGCCGCGTTTAATCGCTCCACTCAACCCGGTTCTCACTTTTCGCGCCTGATGAGGATGATGGTAGAAAATTTTTTTGCCTCACCCGCAGAAGAACTCGGACTTGCTAACTTGATACCTAAGTCAGCCACCCAAACACAGGAAGAACTGCTTCCAAATAGCGATCGCTTTGTGGTTAGTGGCATGGGTACAATCATAGATTATCTAGCTCGTGGGCTAACTATACAGTTGTCTGAAGTGGTTAATCAAATTATTTACGACCATCAAGGCGTATGTATTCATACTCAACAGCAAATTTACCAAGCAGACGCAGTAGTTGTAACAGTATCAATTGGTGTTTTGCGCTCAGGTCAAATTCTTTTTAATCCTCAACTACCAGCAACACATCGCCGCGCACTAACTCGCATTGATATGGGACTTTTGAACAAAGTTATTCTCCGATTTCCGGATGTCTTCTGGCCCAAAGAGGTCGAGCTGCTTGCCATGCTGGGCAATTCATTATGCCCATTTTATGTGAACCATGTTCCATACAGTGGAAGACCGATTCTTGTTGGGATGGCTGGCGGACACGCTTCACAGGAGATTGAGGTTCGTACAAACTCAGAGATTGTGAAACGCCTCTGTGCAGAACTTACTGCGGTACTCGGTAACAAGGTTCCTGAACCAACAGATGTTTATATTACCCGATGGGGACACGAACCATTTATATTAGGTTCTTATGCACGACTCCTAGTCGGGGCAACAGGCCTTGAGCCCAAGCAGTTAAGCCAACCGATTGCAGGTCGAGTATACTTTGCTGGTGAGGCTCTACATCCAACAGATCCTGGGACTGTGCATGGCGCTTTTTGGTCTGGTGAGCAAGCTGCACGCGCTCTAGAACGCCAATTCAATCATCTTAACTAA
- a CDS encoding ParB/RepB/Spo0J family partition protein translates to MSSKRNDPYTAIRKPVELLFGSGSISTQPDSKANATNTIAITKIKLPSSQPRRYFDPQKLEELSRSIKELGILEPLLVRPLPEGDYELVAGERRYRAATIAGLTEVPIVAKVMDDATTYQVRLVENLQREDLNPLEETEGILELLALRLEIGVDEAIKLLQRMENEAKGKITRNVTGNVQTLLVEEIFQVLGCMKWDSFVRNRLPLLSLPDDVLEVLRFGKLEYTKARVIARVQNKKTRNDLLKTAIEHNLSLSEIKQKIQEIGQQSESVPLAQTESLALKERVDNTFQRFKKAKLWDDPKKKTKVEKLLAQLEALIKED, encoded by the coding sequence GTGAGCAGCAAACGCAACGACCCCTACACTGCAATTAGAAAACCAGTTGAACTGCTGTTTGGTAGCGGTTCAATTAGTACGCAGCCTGATAGTAAAGCCAACGCTACTAACACTATCGCGATTACCAAAATCAAGCTGCCTTCATCACAACCCCGTCGCTACTTTGATCCTCAGAAGCTAGAAGAACTATCACGTTCTATAAAAGAACTAGGTATTCTCGAACCTCTGTTAGTACGTCCGCTCCCTGAAGGTGATTATGAATTAGTAGCAGGGGAAAGGCGTTATAGAGCGGCAACAATAGCAGGATTAACTGAAGTACCGATTGTTGCAAAGGTTATGGACGATGCGACTACATATCAAGTTCGCCTCGTTGAAAATCTTCAGCGTGAAGACCTTAATCCGCTGGAAGAAACTGAAGGCATCCTTGAACTGTTAGCTTTGCGGTTAGAAATAGGCGTTGATGAAGCTATCAAACTGCTGCAAAGAATGGAAAACGAGGCTAAAGGGAAAATTACCCGTAACGTTACGGGTAACGTTCAAACTTTGCTTGTTGAAGAGATATTTCAAGTCTTGGGATGCATGAAGTGGGACTCATTTGTTCGCAACCGCCTGCCTCTGCTCAGCCTTCCTGATGATGTATTGGAAGTGCTACGTTTTGGAAAACTTGAATACACTAAAGCACGAGTGATTGCACGAGTCCAAAATAAGAAAACTAGAAATGATTTACTAAAAACAGCAATTGAGCATAACCTCTCATTAAGCGAAATTAAACAAAAAATTCAAGAAATTGGCCAACAGTCTGAATCAGTGCCATTGGCTCAAACAGAATCCCTAGCCTTGAAAGAGCGTGTTGATAATACTTTTCAACGCTTTAAAAAAGCTAAATTGTGGGATGACCCTAAGAAAAAGACGAAAGTAGAAAAACTACTTGCACAGTTAGAAGCATTAATAAAAGAAGATTAA
- a CDS encoding AAA family ATPase has protein sequence MINLPNIEVHSQIYLSANSVVYRGVSKGEDTLIILKVLKQDYPTPGELTRYKQEYEITRSLNVEGVIKVYSIQEYQRTLVMLLEDFGGESLTKLCSQLPGFSPMPLADFLRLGIQIAEILGKIHSSNVIHKDINPSNIVLNRATGTVKIIDFGIATRFARTNPSFKNPNVLEGTVAYISPEQTGRMNRMLDYRTDFYSLGVTFYELLVGQLPFVATDVLELVHCHIALEPVPPHQVNAEIPEVVSGIIMKLMAKNAEERYQSAWGIKTDLEQCLHQLENTGGMEAFQLGSHDIYDKFQIPQKLYGRGIQVETLLTCFERISTGSNSVVDASAKGKPESEMMLVTGYSGIGKSALVQEIYKPITQKRGYFITGKFDQFGRNIPYSAIVSAFESLIGQLLSEPETSLQQWREKIQAALGANGQIIVDVIPNLELIIGKQASVPLVGATEAQNRFNLVFQKFIRVFCAKEHPLVIFLDDLQWVDSATLKLIELMMSDRSSQYLFVIAAYRDSEVNSTHGLIMTLEDLRKAGTTINQITLEPLGLEAVAQLIADTLHSDAAWIQPLAELVINKTDGNPFFVNEFLKTLYAENLLSFDFASRIWQWNIAQIHARDITDNVVELMIGKLKQLPQSTQNLLSLAACVGANFSLNILATICEKSPDELYPALVEAVHSGVILPISELDAQLLIQDYKFLHDRIQQAAYALIDENQKQILHLQIGRNLWQQAGETLSENIFEIVDHLNLSLELVIEPAEREAMAQLNLMAARKAKAATAFSAALKYLTTGIELFRSDSWQDQYDLALALHSEATEAAYLCGNFDEMEKWATVVLQQAKTILDKVKVYEVKIQSCVAQSQQLEAIKIGLQVLEQLGISLVELPTQLDIKRRLKETTAALMQRNIEELVKLPSMTDAYKLAAMRISSSIGSATYQVASVLLPLIACEQVNLSIKYGNSPFSSFAYAAYGLILAGVANDIESAYQFGQLALSLVEHFNAKELKSKIIFLFATFIVHRKHHLRDAITLLQEAYSSGIDNGDFEYASNAAVSKCRYSFFNGLKLTELEREMAFYSNAIAQLEAGNNLSQNQMHHQVVLNLLSTVENPCCLQGDAYDEEKSLPFHLAVNDKNSLNLLYLYKLILCYLFGKFTQALENATFAEQYLEGAIGMVSVPNFHFYDSLVRLAVYLSVSKSEQKQLLLKVTSNQEKMQNWAQYAPMNFQHKYDLVEAEKARVLGNILEAEEFYERAIIGATENEYIQEEALAYELAAKFYESRGLLKFASTYMKEAHYCYKHWGALAKVKDLSAKYPHLLATSPQKRSMTIHTDIATPHATTNTSSNKDLDLATVIKASQTISGEIVLEKLLAALMKILIENAGAQTGYLILKNLGQLLIEAVGKVNCEDVTVLQSIPIYNCLPLSIINYVARTHESVVLNDAIHEGNFTSEPYIEAHQTKSILCTPLLNGGRLIGILYLENNLTVGAFTKERLSVLNLLSSQAAISIENATLYTQLEQKVQQRTAQLAQATEQAQVANLAKSAFLANMSHELRTPLNTILGFSQLLNRSNELSQESLEYLEIINRSGEHLLTLINQVLELSKIEAGRTILNETSFNLHHLLSELENMFQLKAKDKDLCLRFELQPEVPQVVCTDEVKLRQVLINLLSNALKFTKSGGVSVRVSVLLDELLAVEDNGQQKIHFEVEDTGVGINPHELEQLFEAFVQTQTGIQSQQGTGLGLAIARSFVQLMGGDITVSSSVGYGSVFKFDICVSSVETPQTQAPQSTRRVLALQPNQPHYRLLIVDDLPEGRQLLMKLLSGFGFELQQATDGQQAIEVWQKFSPHLIFMDMRLPVLNGLEATKRIKCTTAGIATKIVAVTASSLESERAAILAAGCDDYIRKPFKEADIFDTISQHLGVRYIYNEAVNTPPADQNKPYILTPTALSVLGADLVEQLHSSAIRVDGKQILKIIEQISHNHADIASSLTDLVDNFCFEEIVTLTRPG, from the coding sequence ATGATTAATCTCCCAAACATTGAGGTTCACTCCCAAATATACTTAAGCGCGAATTCAGTTGTCTACCGAGGGGTAAGCAAAGGAGAGGATACACTAATCATCCTCAAAGTTCTCAAACAAGACTATCCCACGCCTGGGGAACTTACGCGCTACAAACAGGAATATGAAATCACTCGTTCTTTAAATGTAGAAGGAGTGATAAAAGTTTATAGCATCCAAGAATATCAACGAACACTCGTGATGCTGTTGGAGGATTTTGGCGGGGAGTCATTAACAAAATTGTGTTCACAATTGCCTGGATTTAGCCCAATGCCCTTGGCTGATTTTTTACGTTTAGGGATTCAGATTGCAGAGATATTGGGTAAGATTCACAGCAGTAATGTCATCCATAAGGACATTAACCCCAGTAATATCGTTCTCAATAGAGCTACTGGGACAGTGAAAATTATAGATTTTGGGATTGCGACACGATTTGCGCGCACAAATCCGAGTTTTAAAAACCCTAATGTCCTAGAAGGCACCGTCGCTTATATCTCGCCGGAGCAAACCGGGAGAATGAACCGGATGTTAGATTACCGCACGGATTTTTACTCATTAGGAGTCACCTTCTACGAACTGCTAGTTGGGCAATTGCCGTTTGTCGCAACAGATGTACTGGAATTGGTGCATTGTCATATTGCTCTTGAGCCTGTTCCGCCTCATCAAGTGAATGCAGAAATTCCTGAAGTTGTCTCCGGCATCATTATGAAATTAATGGCGAAAAATGCCGAGGAGCGGTATCAAAGTGCTTGGGGAATCAAGACAGATTTAGAACAATGTCTCCACCAGCTAGAAAACACAGGTGGAATGGAAGCGTTTCAATTAGGCAGTCACGATATTTATGATAAGTTTCAGATTCCGCAGAAACTCTATGGACGTGGAATCCAAGTTGAGACGTTATTGACTTGTTTTGAGCGGATCAGTACAGGGTCAAATTCAGTAGTAGATGCATCTGCAAAGGGCAAGCCTGAAAGTGAGATGATGCTTGTCACAGGTTATTCTGGTATCGGCAAATCAGCCCTAGTGCAAGAAATTTATAAACCGATTACCCAAAAGCGCGGTTATTTCATTACAGGTAAATTTGACCAGTTTGGACGGAATATTCCTTACTCTGCAATTGTGAGTGCCTTTGAGTCCTTGATTGGGCAATTGCTCAGTGAACCAGAGACTTCTTTGCAACAATGGCGGGAAAAAATTCAAGCAGCTTTGGGTGCCAATGGGCAAATCATTGTTGATGTGATTCCTAATTTAGAACTAATAATTGGTAAACAGGCATCAGTCCCTCTAGTTGGAGCGACTGAAGCTCAAAATCGCTTTAATTTAGTGTTTCAAAAGTTTATCCGAGTATTTTGTGCAAAAGAACATCCTTTAGTTATCTTTCTGGATGATTTGCAGTGGGTAGACTCGGCAACACTCAAATTAATCGAGTTGATGATGAGCGATCGCTCTTCACAATATTTGTTTGTCATTGCAGCGTATCGAGACTCGGAAGTGAACTCAACTCATGGGTTAATAATGACTCTTGAGGATTTGAGAAAAGCGGGAACAACAATTAATCAGATTACTTTAGAGCCTTTGGGGTTGGAGGCTGTAGCTCAATTAATTGCCGATACATTACATAGTGACGCCGCTTGGATTCAACCTTTAGCAGAGTTAGTCATAAATAAAACTGATGGGAATCCCTTCTTTGTGAATGAGTTTCTCAAAACTCTGTACGCTGAAAATCTGCTGAGTTTTGATTTTGCGAGTCGCATCTGGCAGTGGAATATCGCTCAAATTCATGCCAGAGATATAACTGACAATGTGGTGGAGTTGATGATTGGTAAGCTCAAGCAACTGCCACAATCAACGCAGAACCTCTTAAGTTTGGCAGCTTGTGTTGGTGCTAATTTCAGCTTGAATATACTCGCTACTATCTGCGAAAAATCACCAGATGAACTTTACCCCGCGTTAGTTGAAGCAGTTCACTCAGGAGTCATACTCCCTATATCCGAATTAGATGCTCAACTATTAATTCAGGATTATAAATTTTTGCATGACCGCATTCAACAAGCGGCTTATGCTTTGATTGACGAAAATCAAAAACAAATCCTTCACTTACAAATCGGTCGTAATCTTTGGCAGCAAGCAGGCGAAACTTTATCGGAAAATATCTTTGAAATTGTCGATCATCTCAATCTCAGTCTTGAACTGGTGATTGAGCCAGCAGAACGAGAAGCGATGGCACAGTTGAATTTGATGGCAGCAAGGAAAGCGAAAGCGGCAACAGCTTTTAGTGCGGCATTGAAGTATTTAACCACGGGCATAGAGTTGTTTAGAAGTGATAGTTGGCAAGATCAGTATGACCTTGCCTTAGCTCTGCATTCAGAAGCTACAGAAGCGGCGTATCTGTGCGGTAACTTCGATGAGATGGAGAAATGGGCTACAGTTGTCTTGCAGCAAGCAAAGACCATTCTGGATAAAGTGAAAGTTTATGAAGTAAAAATCCAAAGCTGTGTGGCGCAGAGCCAACAACTCGAAGCAATCAAAATAGGGCTGCAAGTACTGGAACAGTTAGGGATAAGCTTAGTAGAATTGCCAACTCAGTTGGATATTAAGCGAAGGCTGAAGGAAACAACGGCTGCTTTAATGCAGAGAAACATAGAGGAGTTAGTAAAGCTCCCGTCCATGACAGATGCCTACAAGCTGGCAGCTATGCGTATCTCATCAAGTATAGGTTCTGCTACGTATCAAGTTGCATCTGTATTGTTACCGCTGATTGCCTGCGAACAAGTGAATTTGTCTATAAAATATGGAAATTCACCTTTTTCATCTTTTGCTTATGCTGCTTACGGACTAATCCTAGCTGGGGTAGCCAACGATATTGAATCCGCTTATCAATTTGGTCAATTGGCTTTAAGTCTAGTTGAACATTTCAATGCTAAAGAACTCAAGTCTAAAATAATCTTTCTATTTGCAACGTTTATAGTTCATAGAAAACATCATCTTAGAGATGCTATTACACTTTTACAAGAAGCTTACTCTAGCGGCATAGACAACGGAGATTTTGAATATGCTAGTAATGCCGCAGTGAGCAAATGTCGATATTCATTTTTCAATGGTTTAAAACTGACGGAGTTGGAACGGGAGATGGCTTTTTATAGTAATGCCATAGCTCAACTGGAAGCAGGAAATAACTTAAGCCAGAATCAAATGCACCACCAGGTAGTCCTTAATTTACTCTCGACAGTTGAAAATCCTTGCTGTTTACAAGGTGATGCCTACGATGAAGAGAAATCACTACCATTTCATTTAGCTGTTAATGATAAAAACTCACTTAATTTACTTTATCTTTACAAACTTATACTCTGTTATCTGTTTGGGAAGTTCACTCAAGCTCTAGAAAATGCAACCTTTGCTGAACAGTATTTAGAGGGTGCAATAGGAATGGTAAGTGTTCCTAACTTCCATTTCTACGATTCTTTGGTGCGGCTAGCAGTATATCTGTCCGTCTCCAAATCAGAACAAAAACAACTGCTCCTCAAGGTGACAAGCAACCAAGAGAAGATGCAAAATTGGGCGCAATATGCACCGATGAATTTTCAGCATAAATACGACTTGGTAGAAGCAGAGAAAGCCAGAGTATTAGGTAATATCCTTGAGGCTGAAGAATTCTATGAAAGAGCAATTATTGGCGCAACTGAAAACGAATATATCCAAGAAGAAGCATTAGCTTATGAGTTAGCAGCCAAATTTTATGAATCGCGTGGCTTGTTAAAGTTTGCCTCTACTTATATGAAAGAGGCGCACTATTGCTACAAGCACTGGGGAGCTTTAGCCAAAGTTAAAGATTTGTCAGCTAAATACCCACACCTGCTGGCGACTTCACCACAAAAAAGAAGCATGACTATACACACAGACATCGCAACTCCTCATGCGACAACTAATACTAGCTCAAACAAAGATTTGGATTTAGCTACAGTTATTAAAGCATCGCAAACAATTTCCGGTGAAATTGTTCTTGAGAAGTTACTAGCAGCTTTGATGAAAATATTAATTGAGAATGCCGGGGCACAAACTGGCTACTTGATTTTAAAAAACTTAGGACAATTGCTAATTGAAGCTGTTGGCAAGGTGAATTGTGAAGACGTAACAGTTTTGCAGTCAATACCCATTTATAATTGCTTACCTTTATCTATTATTAACTATGTCGCCCGCACCCATGAAAGTGTAGTTTTAAATGATGCAATACATGAGGGCAACTTTACGAGTGAGCCTTACATTGAGGCGCATCAAACTAAATCAATTTTGTGTACTCCACTACTCAACGGTGGTAGACTTATTGGCATTCTCTACCTAGAAAATAATCTGACAGTTGGGGCATTTACAAAAGAGCGCTTGTCAGTCCTAAATTTGTTATCCTCTCAAGCGGCAATCTCAATTGAAAATGCCACTCTCTACACCCAATTAGAACAAAAGGTACAACAGCGCACTGCTCAACTTGCCCAAGCTACAGAGCAAGCACAAGTTGCCAATCTTGCTAAAAGTGCTTTTTTAGCAAACATGAGCCATGAACTTCGGACTCCCTTAAATACGATTCTGGGCTTCTCCCAATTGCTTAATCGCTCAAATGAATTGTCTCAAGAATCCCTGGAATATTTAGAAATCATCAACCGCAGCGGTGAACATTTGCTTACTCTGATTAACCAAGTTCTAGAATTATCTAAAATCGAAGCGGGACGGACAATACTTAATGAAACATCTTTCAATCTTCATCACTTACTGAGTGAATTGGAGAATATGTTCCAACTTAAAGCCAAGGATAAAGATTTATGCTTGCGTTTTGAGTTGCAACCGGAAGTTCCCCAGGTTGTCTGCACAGATGAGGTCAAACTACGTCAAGTGTTGATTAATCTGCTCTCAAACGCCCTCAAGTTTACTAAATCAGGGGGTGTATCAGTGAGAGTGTCAGTTTTGCTAGATGAATTATTAGCAGTAGAAGATAACGGACAACAGAAAATCCACTTTGAAGTTGAAGATACTGGTGTTGGTATTAACCCTCATGAGTTAGAGCAGCTATTTGAAGCCTTTGTACAAACTCAAACTGGTATCCAATCGCAACAAGGGACTGGTTTAGGATTGGCGATCGCTCGCTCATTTGTACAATTGATGGGAGGCGACATTACTGTGAGTTCTTCTGTGGGATATGGCAGTGTCTTCAAGTTTGATATTTGTGTATCTTCAGTTGAAACTCCCCAAACCCAAGCACCACAATCAACCCGTCGCGTTTTGGCTCTACAACCAAATCAGCCTCACTATCGGCTTTTAATTGTGGATGACCTGCCTGAAGGTCGCCAACTACTGATGAAATTGCTTTCTGGTTTTGGTTTTGAACTGCAACAAGCAACTGATGGTCAACAAGCAATTGAAGTTTGGCAAAAATTCTCGCCGCACTTAATATTTATGGATATGCGGCTACCAGTACTGAATGGGCTGGAAGCTACAAAACGTATTAAATGTACTACCGCTGGGATTGCTACAAAAATTGTAGCTGTGACTGCCTCGTCTTTAGAGTCAGAGCGGGCTGCAATCCTAGCTGCTGGTTGTGATGACTATATCCGTAAGCCCTTTAAAGAGGCTGATATTTTTGATACTATATCTCAGCATCTTGGTGTGCGCTATATCTATAATGAAGCAGTTAATACACCACCTGCGGATCAAAATAAGCCATATATCTTAACTCCTACTGCTCTAAGTGTCCTGGGGGCTGATTTAGTTGAACAGTTGCATTCTTCTGCTATCCGGGTAGATGGCAAGCAAATTCTGAAAATCATCGAGCAAATTTCCCATAATCATGCTGACATCGCCTCAAGCCTTACTGATCTGGTTGATAACTTTTGTTTTGAAGAAATTGTCACTTTAACTCGACCAGGCTAG
- a CDS encoding DUF2786 domain-containing protein has product MNVTELSELEKVADKIKKLLALSQSPNEAEAMAAFAKAQEMLTRHNLSLADLGDSKPQQVQEEIVFEWQRLVSWKVILMAGVCRANYCFDFTRKNHHGLQLIILGRPINIASARIQFEYLMETIERLAKQTKGDACGRQSLRKFQNAFKLGAANRLAVRIIENSERQKREGIAANSESEQVTAIVVRSLYERLEAELKAYTSRNLKLKHGTLKPSWGSFDGFEAGQSAADSVSLHKQVPDNRQGYLPISR; this is encoded by the coding sequence ATGAATGTAACTGAACTATCAGAACTGGAGAAAGTTGCTGACAAAATCAAAAAACTCTTAGCACTATCTCAATCTCCTAATGAAGCAGAGGCAATGGCAGCTTTTGCCAAAGCACAAGAAATGCTAACCCGGCATAATTTATCCTTGGCAGACTTGGGTGATTCCAAACCACAACAGGTGCAAGAAGAAATTGTTTTTGAATGGCAAAGGCTTGTATCGTGGAAAGTTATTTTAATGGCAGGAGTATGTCGGGCTAATTATTGCTTTGATTTTACGCGCAAAAATCATCATGGGTTACAATTAATCATTCTGGGACGACCCATTAATATCGCTTCTGCCAGAATTCAGTTTGAGTACTTGATGGAAACTATTGAGCGATTAGCAAAGCAAACCAAAGGTGATGCCTGCGGCAGGCAAAGCCTACGCAAATTTCAAAATGCTTTCAAATTAGGTGCAGCAAATAGACTTGCTGTGAGAATTATTGAAAACAGTGAACGGCAAAAAAGAGAGGGTATAGCTGCCAACTCTGAATCAGAGCAAGTGACAGCAATAGTTGTGCGCTCACTATATGAAAGGCTAGAAGCAGAACTCAAAGCTTACACCTCACGAAACCTCAAATTAAAGCATGGAACTCTTAAACCCTCTTGGGGTTCATTTGACGGATTCGAGGCAGGACAGTCCGCTGCTGATTCTGTTTCGCTTCACAAACAGGTTCCAGACAACAGGCAAGGGTATTTGCCTATCTCAAGATAA
- a CDS encoding TIGR03643 family protein, whose product MKLPELNSETIDRIIEMAWEDRTPMEAIESQFGLLEKQVIALMKREMKKSSYQMWRERVNKRTTKHLSKREFIAGRFKSHNQKT is encoded by the coding sequence ATGAAATTACCTGAACTGAATTCTGAAACGATTGATCGCATTATTGAAATGGCATGGGAAGATAGAACGCCTATGGAAGCCATCGAATCTCAGTTTGGACTACTTGAGAAACAGGTAATTGCTTTAATGAAGCGTGAAATGAAAAAATCTAGTTACCAAATGTGGCGAGAGCGAGTTAATAAACGTACAACAAAACATCTAAGTAAGCGAGAGTTTATTGCAGGTAGATTCAAGTCGCATAACCAAAAAACATAA